From the genome of Streptacidiphilus sp. PB12-B1b:
GTCGCGCGGCGACGAGGTGGTGGCCGCGGCGCAGGCCGGGGACGTCCAGGTCGCGGTGCTGGACATCGAGATGCCGGGGCTGACCGGCATCGAGGCCGCCGCGCGGCTGCACCGGGAGCGGCCCGCCACCAGGATCGTGATGGTGACCACCTTCGGCCGCCCCGGCTACCTGCGCCGGGCCATGGAGGCCGGGGCGGACGCCTTCCTGGTCAAGGACGCGCCCGCGTCCGAGCTGGCCGAGGCGATCCGCCGGGTGCTGCGCGGCGAGCGGGTGATCGACCCGACGCTGGCCGCCGCCGCACTGGCCGAGGGCGCCAACCCGCTGACCTCGCGCGAGCGCGACGTGCTGGCCGCGGCGGCGGACGGCTCCGCCAACCACGACATCGCCCGGGCCCTGCACCTGTCCGAGGGCACCGTCCGCAACTACCTGTCGGCGGCCATCCAGAAGACCGCCGCCCGCAACCGCACCGAGGCGGTCCGCATCGCCCGGGAGAAGGGCTGGCTCTAGGCCCTCCCGCGCCGGGCCCGGGCCCCGGGGGTCAGTTGAGCCGGTGCCGGGCGGCCCGGGCCTCCAGCCGGACCCGGGCCGCCGACTCCGGGTCGAAGGCGTCCAGGATGGTCGCGTAGGACTCCATCTCGGCCGCGCCCTCCAGGAAGCTGCCGGTGCGCACCAGCAGCTCGCCGCGCTCCAGCCGCAGCTGCGCCGGGTGCCGGGGCAGCAGCAGCGAGAGCTCGGCGGCCCACAGCTGGGTGCGGGCGTGCTCCGGGCGGGCCGCCGCCCAGCTGCGAATGTTGGTCAGCACGCGCAGCGCTATGTCCACCGGCTCGGCCGGGCGCAGCATCTCCGGATCGAGCGGGTAGCCCGCCTCGGCCACCAGCGCCTCGGCGTCCTCGCGGGTCAGCGGTCGGCCGCCGCGGAACGGGTCGACCAGGACGTGCTCGCCCTCCGGCTCGCCGACGCCGACGACGAAGTGGCCGGGCAGGGCGACCCCGTACACCGGCAGGCCCAGGCTGCGGCCGACGTGGATCCAGACCACCGACAGCAGGATCGGCAGGCCCCGGCCGGTCCGCAGCACCTGGTGCAGCAGCGAGGACTCCAGCCGCCGGTAGGCGGCGGGCCCGCCGCGCAGGTCGGCGGCGCCGGCCAGGGCGCCCGCCAGCAGCGCCGCGGCCTGCGCGGGCGGCGGCCCGCCGCCGGGGCGGTCGGCCTGGCCGGGCAGGCAGCCTGCGGCGGCCAGGTCGGCGGCGGCCAGTGCGGTCAGCTTGGCCAGGGCGTTCAGGCTGGGGGCCATCCCGGCGTCCAGCGACCCGGCGGCGTCGGCGCCGCCCAGATCCGCCTCGAAGCCCATGAGCAGGCAGAGCAGCACCGGGTCGGGCGACTGCGCCCGCGCCTCGGCGGCGAACCGTTCCCTGCTCTCCTCGGTCATCGCGGGGGATTCTATGCGGCGGACGCCCCGCCGAGGACGCATCGGCCCCGGACACGGCTCCCGGGGGCCGTTACGCCCCGGGCCGACGCCGGTAGTGGTAGCGGTGGTGGGTGCGGAAGCCGAGCCGCTCGTACAGTG
Proteins encoded in this window:
- a CDS encoding response regulator transcription factor; the encoded protein is MIRILLAEDQGMVREALAALLGLEGDIDVVAQVSRGDEVVAAAQAGDVQVAVLDIEMPGLTGIEAAARLHRERPATRIVMVTTFGRPGYLRRAMEAGADAFLVKDAPASELAEAIRRVLRGERVIDPTLAAAALAEGANPLTSRERDVLAAAADGSANHDIARALHLSEGTVRNYLSAAIQKTAARNRTEAVRIAREKGWL
- a CDS encoding transglutaminase-like domain-containing protein, which codes for MTEESRERFAAEARAQSPDPVLLCLLMGFEADLGGADAAGSLDAGMAPSLNALAKLTALAAADLAAAGCLPGQADRPGGGPPPAQAAALLAGALAGAADLRGGPAAYRRLESSLLHQVLRTGRGLPILLSVVWIHVGRSLGLPVYGVALPGHFVVGVGEPEGEHVLVDPFRGGRPLTREDAEALVAEAGYPLDPEMLRPAEPVDIALRVLTNIRSWAAARPEHARTQLWAAELSLLLPRHPAQLRLERGELLVRTGSFLEGAAEMESYATILDAFDPESAARVRLEARAARHRLN